From the Paenibacillus sp. MMS20-IR301 genome, the window AACGGACGGATTGCCCGCTCCTACCTTGGTGTGTACTCGGTCGATTTGAACAATCCTTATGTGCCGCTTGCCGAAGATCAGCGGAAGGAGCTTAATCTTCCAACTACCGTAACCGACGGGGTTGTTGTGCTTGATGCCGTGGGGCCGGCGAAGGATGCAGGCCTGCAATTCAATGATGTCATCACGAAGTTTAATGATAAGACGATTAACTCTACCCTGGCGCTGCGGAAATATTTATATGATCACACCAAGATCGGCGATAAGCTTGAGATCACCTTTTACCGGAATGGAGAAGCCAAGCAGATCACGGTACAACTTCTTGAGAAGCCCGAGGAATAAAATGGGCAGCACCCGTATATAATAATGAGGCAGTCATAATTAAGGAAACGGATTAAGCCGTCCTCCCTGGAGACAAAATAAGAGGACGGCCCCGTTTCAAGGCTGAAATTATGGGGTAAAGAATAATATTGGAGCAATTTATAAGTGATTTATCACTGTGGTAGCCCTTACATTGGGAACAACACCTTATAAGGGTAAAAACGGAGAAATTCGGATAGGACAGCTTGCCTTTGTTAATCAGGTGTGGTAACATGAACTTAATCATACAATTGATACCTAATTCTCGTATTGAAAAGGGCTGTCAAAGTAAACACAACCTTTTTCAATGTGTGAATTTTTTCTTTGTCTGAAGATAAAAAGAACATATTAATTTAAATTTGTGGAGGTAACACACATGCAAACAGGTACAGTTAAATGGTTCAACGCAGAAAAAGGATTCGGTTTCATCGAAGTTGAAGGCGGAAGCGACGTATTCGTACACTTCAGCGCAATCACTGGCGAAGGCTTCAAAACTTTGGATGAAGGCCAACGCGTTGAATTCAACGTTGTTCAAGGCAACCGTGGACCACAAGCCGAAAACGTTGTAAAACTGTAATTAATAGAAGATACCGTCCCGGCTTGTGAAAGTTGGGACGGTCTTTTTTTTACTGGTTTCTCAGCTTGCTACATAAAGGAAGGGAGGAACGGCAATGAACTACCGTAAGAAGCCTTTGGAGGAAGTACCGGAAGAAAATACCGCAATATGGGCCTGTACCAACGATGGGTGTAACGGATGGATGAGGGATAATTTTGCATTTGAGCATGCGCCTTCTTGCCGTCTCTGTCATTCTCCAATGGTACGAAGCATGAAGATGCTCCCGCAATTGCTGAATTCCAATGGCGATCTCAAATCGCTCAAGAAGGGTATTTCCATTACCTAAGCCAATGCCTTTATGATTCAAGACAACTATAGCAGCATGGACAAATCCAAGACGGCAAAACCGTCTTATTTTTTTTGCTTTCTAACCGTTTAATTGTGATATTTGTCACAAATTTATTGATTTTGATGCTGAAATAGGGTGTATAATGTGATGAAAGTCACACATTGAGTGTTGAAAATTTGACAGAATAGACATAACGAATGGGGAGAAGGAAGGGGAGAAATATGGATACAGTAATACTGTCGCGTATACAATTTGCGTCGACGACAATTTTTCATTATTTCTTTGTGCCGGTATCGATCGGACTAGCGCTCTTAATTGCAATTATGGAGACAATGTACGTAAGAAAGGGCAATGAAGAGTACAAAAGAATGGCACAGTTTTGGGGGAAGC encodes:
- a CDS encoding cold-shock protein, with amino-acid sequence MQTGTVKWFNAEKGFGFIEVEGGSDVFVHFSAITGEGFKTLDEGQRVEFNVVQGNRGPQAENVVKL
- a CDS encoding cold-shock protein: MNYRKKPLEEVPEENTAIWACTNDGCNGWMRDNFAFEHAPSCRLCHSPMVRSMKMLPQLLNSNGDLKSLKKGISIT